A segment of the Methanobacterium sp. Maddingley MBC34 genome:
GAATGGACAACCACGCAGTTATCATGGCACTAACTGGTGCCAGAGGTTCCATGCTAAACTTAACTCAGATTGCAGCATGTGTAGGTCAGCAATCTGTTCGTGGTGGTCGTATAGAGAGAGGTTACAGTAAAAGAACTTTACCTCACTTCCAGGAAGGTGAGCTCGGTGCTAAAGCCAGTGGATTCGTTCACTCCAGTTACAAAACAGGGCTCGACCCATTGGAATTTTTCTTCCATGCTATGGGAGGACGTGAAGGACTGGTGGACACTGCTATCCGTACAGCCCAGAGTGGTTACATGCAACGCCGACTGGTGAATGCACTGCAGGATCTGTCGGTGAACCCTGATAAAACAGTACGTGATAACAGGGGAGTGGTCATTCAGACTCACTACGGTGAAGATGGAATCGACCCCGCCAAGAGTGACTACGGAAAAGTAGCAGACATCGATCGATTAATAGAGGAAATGCGAATCAAAGCTAAATCAAGCAAATAAATTATATTAACCGATCATAACCAAAAAATAGGATTCAATGAACTTACATTACGCACAGGGTATTAGAAAAATTCAGGTGGTTTTGTGGATATAGAGAAAGTTGAAAAGCTGGTCAAAAGGAAAAGAGCCAAGTTCCCGGAGAAACTCATCCAGGAAATAGCAGAAGCTG
Coding sequences within it:
- a CDS encoding DNA-directed RNA polymerase (PFAM: RNA polymerase Rpb1, domain 4; RNA polymerase Rpb1, domain 5), whose translation is MDNHAVIMALTGARGSMLNLTQIAACVGQQSVRGGRIERGYSKRTLPHFQEGELGAKASGFVHSSYKTGLDPLEFFFHAMGGREGLVDTAIRTAQSGYMQRRLVNALQDLSVNPDKTVRDNRGVVIQTHYGEDGIDPAKSDYGKVADIDRLIEEMRIKAKSSK